A genomic region of Mycobacterium senriense contains the following coding sequences:
- a CDS encoding MbtH family protein has translation MSINPFDDDNGSFFVLVNDEEQHSLWPAFADVPAGWRVVHGEADRASCLEYIEQHWPDIRPKSLRDKLATGRGFDE, from the coding sequence GTGAGCATCAACCCATTCGACGACGACAACGGCAGCTTTTTCGTCCTTGTGAACGACGAGGAGCAACACAGCTTGTGGCCGGCCTTCGCCGATGTTCCAGCCGGCTGGCGAGTCGTCCACGGCGAAGCCGACCGAGCCTCGTGTTTGGAGTACATCGAGCAGCACTGGCCTGACATTCGGCCGAAGAGCCTGCGCGACAAGCTCGCAACGGGCCGGGGTTTTGACGAATAA
- a CDS encoding MmpS family protein: MGRLWIPLVIVAVVVAGGMTVSRLHGVFGSEKRPSYAESRQQDTKPFNPKHVKYEVFGPAGSTADISYFDANGEPNHINGIELPWSFDISTTLPSIVGNVVAQGNSDSLGCRIVVDGVVKAERISHELNAFTYCVLTAT, translated from the coding sequence CTGGGCCGGCTGTGGATCCCGCTGGTCATCGTGGCGGTCGTTGTCGCTGGAGGTATGACAGTCTCGCGGTTGCACGGCGTCTTCGGTTCCGAGAAGCGCCCGTCATATGCCGAATCCAGGCAGCAGGACACCAAACCGTTCAACCCCAAGCACGTGAAGTATGAGGTCTTCGGCCCCGCCGGGTCGACGGCCGACATCAGCTACTTTGACGCCAACGGCGAGCCGAACCACATCAACGGTATCGAGTTGCCGTGGTCGTTCGACATCTCGACGACGCTGCCATCGATCGTGGGAAATGTGGTCGCGCAAGGTAATAGCGATAGTCTCGGCTGCCGCATCGTGGTCGACGGTGTCGTCAAAGCCGAGAGGATCTCGCACGAATTGAACGCCTTCACCTACTGCGTGTTGACGGCCACATGA
- a CDS encoding RND family transporter — MSTHHQLETQPAARPRIARIIHRLSVPIILGWLGIAVLLSVSVPPLDKVEAEHAVSLSPLGAPSFKAMERLGQDFHETNSGALAMILLEGQQQLGDEAHTYYDRLVTLLENDHAHVQHVQNFWGDPLTRGAAQSQDGKAAYVQVNLNGNQGAAAGDASVAAVRKIVQEASPPPGLKVYVTGPAPIIADMNIAGQQSIMLVTLVSLAVIFLTLLLVYRSIVTVILLLLIVGLELQIARGMVALIGHLGLVGLTTFAVNLLVAAVIATGTDYGIFFVGRYQEARDAGESREEAFYTTFNGVAKVVLASGLTIAGAVLCLSFTRLPFFQPLGIPCAVGISVAVLVAITLGPALLAAGARFGLFDPRRALSTRRWRRIGTAVVRWPAPILIASLAVSLIGLLTLPNYKPSYDDQKFIPDRIPANVGYAAAARHFPGQRMSMPEILLIETDHDLRNPTDMLVLNKLAKGVLAVPGIATVQTVTRPEGAPLQHTTIPWIISMGQASQMQNMAFQKDRMNDMLTQANELGKMIGLMQHMLDLMKELVATTHHMVGTTHEMQDITSDLRDHISDFEDFWRPLRSYFYWEKHCYDIPICFSLRSIFDTLDGVDLISDKLGDLVKDLDQLDAVLPQLVMQIPPMIETMSGMRTMMLTMHSTMSGVMGQMDSSAKDPSVMGQAFDASKNDDSFYLPPGIINGSESFKRIEKVFMSPDGKDVRLLISQRGDPSTPDGLNRVEQIKTAAEESLKGTPLENAKIYLTGTAAITKDLVDGSMFDLLIAGVSAICLIFIIMLIMTRSFIAAMVIVGTVLLSLGASFGLSVLVWQYLLHMQLHWSVLSTSVIVLLAVGSDYNLLLVSRMKEELAAGIHTGIIRAMAGTGKVVTNAGLVFAFTMASMGVSELRSIGQVGTTIGIGLIFDTLIVRAFMTPSVAALLGRWFWWPQLVRPRPASTMLRHTGPRPLVRSLLLKQPQ, encoded by the coding sequence ATGAGTACCCACCACCAACTGGAAACCCAGCCGGCCGCGCGACCACGGATAGCGCGGATCATCCACCGCCTCTCGGTTCCCATCATCTTGGGCTGGCTGGGGATCGCCGTCCTGCTCAGCGTCAGCGTCCCGCCACTGGACAAGGTCGAGGCCGAGCACGCGGTCTCGCTGAGCCCGTTGGGCGCACCGTCCTTCAAGGCCATGGAGCGCCTCGGCCAGGACTTCCACGAGACCAACTCCGGCGCTCTGGCGATGATCCTGCTGGAGGGCCAGCAGCAACTCGGCGACGAGGCGCACACGTATTACGACCGCTTGGTCACGCTTCTGGAAAACGACCACGCGCATGTGCAGCACGTCCAGAACTTCTGGGGCGACCCGCTGACCCGCGGCGCCGCGCAAAGCCAGGACGGTAAGGCCGCATACGTACAGGTGAACCTGAACGGTAACCAGGGCGCGGCCGCGGGTGACGCGTCCGTGGCGGCCGTTCGAAAGATCGTGCAGGAGGCTTCGCCCCCGCCGGGATTAAAGGTCTACGTGACCGGGCCCGCACCCATCATCGCGGACATGAATATCGCCGGTCAGCAGAGCATCATGCTGGTTACGCTGGTCAGCCTTGCCGTGATCTTCCTGACGTTGCTGCTCGTCTATCGCTCGATTGTCACGGTCATTCTTTTGTTGCTGATCGTCGGCCTTGAATTGCAGATCGCGCGCGGAATGGTCGCGCTGATCGGCCACCTCGGGTTGGTCGGCCTTACCACTTTTGCCGTCAACCTGCTGGTCGCCGCTGTTATTGCGACGGGTACCGACTACGGCATTTTCTTCGTCGGCCGATATCAAGAGGCGCGGGATGCGGGCGAAAGCCGAGAAGAGGCCTTCTACACCACATTCAACGGTGTCGCCAAGGTCGTTTTGGCATCCGGGTTGACCATCGCCGGCGCGGTGCTCTGCCTCAGCTTCACCCGACTTCCTTTTTTCCAGCCGCTGGGTATCCCCTGCGCCGTCGGTATCTCCGTCGCGGTCCTGGTCGCGATAACGCTGGGCCCGGCCCTTCTGGCCGCCGGAGCCCGGTTCGGTCTGTTCGACCCACGGCGTGCACTCTCGACCCGCAGGTGGCGACGGATCGGTACGGCCGTCGTGCGGTGGCCGGCGCCCATCCTCATCGCCTCGCTGGCCGTCTCGCTGATCGGGCTGTTGACGCTGCCGAATTACAAGCCCAGTTACGACGACCAGAAATTCATTCCGGACCGCATTCCCGCCAACGTGGGGTATGCGGCCGCGGCCCGGCACTTCCCCGGCCAGCGCATGTCGATGCCCGAAATTCTCTTGATCGAGACCGATCATGACTTGCGTAACCCGACGGACATGCTCGTCCTCAATAAACTCGCCAAGGGCGTGCTGGCGGTCCCCGGAATCGCGACGGTGCAGACCGTGACCCGCCCCGAGGGAGCGCCCCTGCAGCACACGACGATTCCTTGGATCATCAGCATGGGTCAGGCGAGCCAGATGCAGAACATGGCTTTCCAAAAAGACCGCATGAACGACATGCTCACCCAGGCCAACGAGCTGGGAAAGATGATCGGCCTCATGCAGCACATGCTGGACCTGATGAAAGAGCTCGTCGCCACGACGCACCACATGGTCGGGACGACGCATGAAATGCAGGACATCACATCAGATTTGCGCGATCACATTTCCGACTTCGAGGATTTCTGGCGCCCGCTCCGCAGCTACTTCTACTGGGAAAAGCACTGTTACGACATCCCGATCTGCTTCTCGCTGCGATCCATCTTCGATACGCTCGATGGCGTTGACCTGATCAGCGACAAACTGGGCGACCTGGTGAAGGACCTCGATCAGCTGGATGCGGTCCTGCCGCAGCTGGTCATGCAGATCCCGCCCATGATCGAAACCATGTCGGGCATGCGCACCATGATGCTGACCATGCACAGCACCATGTCCGGCGTCATGGGCCAAATGGATTCGAGCGCAAAGGATCCCAGCGTCATGGGACAGGCGTTCGACGCCTCCAAGAACGACGATTCCTTCTACCTGCCGCCCGGGATCATCAATGGGTCCGAGTCGTTCAAGCGGATCGAGAAGGTGTTCATGTCGCCGGACGGCAAGGACGTCCGTCTGCTCATCTCCCAGCGGGGCGACCCGTCGACGCCCGATGGCCTCAATCGGGTCGAACAGATCAAGACGGCGGCCGAGGAATCGCTCAAGGGCACTCCCCTGGAAAACGCCAAGATCTATTTGACCGGTACCGCGGCGATTACCAAAGATCTGGTGGACGGATCCATGTTCGATCTTTTGATCGCCGGCGTATCCGCGATCTGCCTCATTTTCATCATCATGCTGATCATGACGCGAAGCTTCATTGCCGCCATGGTCATCGTCGGCACGGTTCTGCTATCGCTCGGTGCGTCCTTCGGGTTGTCCGTGCTGGTCTGGCAGTACTTGCTGCACATGCAACTGCACTGGAGTGTGCTTTCCACCTCCGTGATCGTGCTGTTGGCGGTGGGCTCCGACTACAACTTGCTATTGGTCTCCCGCATGAAGGAGGAGTTGGCTGCCGGGATCCACACGGGCATCATCCGCGCCATGGCCGGTACCGGAAAGGTCGTGACGAACGCCGGCTTGGTGTTCGCGTTCACCATGGCCTCGATGGGGGTCAGCGAGCTGCGCAGCATCGGCCAGGTGGGCACGACGATCGGCATCGGCTTGATATTCGACACGTTGATCGTGCGGGCATTCATGACGCCGTCCGTCGCCGCATTGCTGGGACGCTGGTTCTGGTGGCCACAATTGGTGCGCCCCCGCCCGGCCAGCACGATGCTGCGGCACACCGGGCCCCGTCCGTTGGTGCGTTCACTGCTCCTGAAGCAGCCGCAGTAA
- a CDS encoding RND family transporter, producing the protein MTTHPPRPSRFARTIRHLAVFIIIGWVALTLLVTFGVPRLEIVGQQHSVPLAPQDAPAVQAMQRMGRDFKESDSDSFAMLVLEGQQPLGDQAHAYYDKLVAELKSDTKHIEHVQDLWGDRLTAAGAQSPDGKAVYVQLNLAGNQGTTLGQESVASVRDVIARTPPPPGVKAYVTGPSALFSDMQLAGDRSILKMTMIGALIIFVVLLLVYRSITTVILLLLTVGVEVFAARGVIAFIANNGWMPLSTFAVNLLVALAMAAGTDYAIFFFGRYQEARQAGEDRHSAYFTTYRSVAPVVLGSGLTIAGAMLCLSFTRMPIFQTMGMPCSVGMLISVVIALTLVPAVLTVGSGFGLFDPTRAMGFGRWRRIGTAIVRWPAPILCATIAVALVGLVTLPGYQTSYNNRLYMPDNVPANVGYAAADRHFNQSRMMPEILMIESDHDMRNSADFLLLHRLAKAVFAVHGIARVQGITRPEGTPIQHTSIPFLLSMQQATMGQDLKYMRARMDDMLIQADMMAKQIEIMKRIYALQSRMTDITHDSITKTKEMADVVSDLRDHISDFEDFFRPLRSYFYWEKHCYDIPICFSLRSIFDTLDGVDTLSDKMVGLLQDLDHMDKLMPQLLEQYPPMIAMSEDMRNMMLTNHSTMSGILGQMDSNDKDATAMGQAFDDSKNDDSFYLPPEIFDNADFKRAMAQFLSPDGKAARFIISHRGDPATSESVNRIDKIRLAAEEALKNTPLENSKIYIAGTASTFKDFRDGSTYDLFIAGIGALCLIFIIMLILTRSFVAALVIVGTVTLSLGASFGISVLIWQYIFGIKLYWMVLPMSVIVLLAVGSDYNLLLVSRMKEELAGGINTGIIRAMGGTGKVVTNAGLVFAFTMASMVVSDLRIIGQVGTTIGLGLMFDTLIVRSFMTPTIAALLGRWFWWPQLVRPRPASLLLRSVGTRQSVRTLLHHDEVDMDADTAEIPIARPTV; encoded by the coding sequence ATGACCACGCACCCACCCCGGCCGTCACGCTTCGCGCGGACCATTCGCCACCTTGCGGTGTTCATCATCATCGGTTGGGTGGCGCTGACCCTGCTGGTGACGTTCGGCGTGCCACGGCTCGAGATTGTGGGCCAACAGCATTCGGTGCCGCTCGCTCCTCAAGACGCACCGGCGGTGCAGGCCATGCAGCGCATGGGCCGGGACTTCAAGGAATCCGATTCGGACAGCTTCGCGATGCTGGTTCTGGAGGGACAGCAGCCGCTTGGCGACCAGGCACATGCCTACTACGACAAGCTGGTTGCTGAATTAAAAAGCGACACAAAGCATATCGAGCATGTGCAGGATTTGTGGGGCGATCGCCTCACCGCGGCGGGTGCCCAGAGCCCCGACGGTAAGGCCGTCTATGTGCAGTTGAACCTGGCGGGCAATCAAGGCACCACCCTGGGCCAGGAATCGGTGGCTTCGGTCCGCGACGTGATCGCGCGGACACCACCGCCGCCCGGGGTCAAGGCCTACGTCACCGGTCCGTCGGCGCTGTTCTCCGACATGCAGCTCGCCGGCGACCGATCCATTCTGAAAATGACGATGATCGGCGCCTTGATCATCTTCGTCGTGCTGCTCCTGGTGTACCGCTCGATCACGACCGTCATCTTGTTGTTGCTCACCGTCGGGGTCGAAGTCTTCGCCGCTCGCGGTGTCATCGCCTTCATCGCCAATAACGGCTGGATGCCGCTGTCCACGTTCGCCGTCAACCTGCTGGTGGCCCTGGCAATGGCCGCCGGCACGGACTACGCGATCTTCTTCTTCGGCCGCTATCAAGAGGCGCGCCAGGCCGGCGAAGACCGGCACAGCGCGTACTTCACCACCTATCGCAGCGTCGCCCCCGTCGTCTTGGGTTCCGGTCTGACGATCGCCGGGGCGATGTTGTGCCTGAGCTTCACCCGCATGCCCATCTTCCAAACCATGGGCATGCCCTGCTCCGTGGGCATGCTCATCTCGGTGGTGATCGCCCTGACGTTGGTTCCGGCGGTCCTGACCGTCGGAAGTGGCTTCGGGTTGTTCGACCCGACGCGTGCGATGGGGTTCGGCCGGTGGCGGCGGATCGGCACGGCGATCGTCCGTTGGCCCGCGCCCATTCTGTGCGCGACGATAGCGGTCGCCCTGGTGGGCCTGGTGACCTTGCCCGGCTACCAGACGAGCTACAACAACCGGCTCTACATGCCCGATAACGTTCCCGCCAACGTCGGCTACGCGGCCGCAGACCGCCACTTCAACCAGTCGCGCATGATGCCCGAGATTTTGATGATCGAATCCGATCACGACATGCGGAACTCGGCAGACTTTCTGTTGCTGCACCGACTTGCGAAGGCGGTCTTCGCAGTTCACGGCATCGCTCGTGTGCAGGGCATAACGCGACCCGAGGGAACACCGATCCAGCACACGTCGATTCCGTTCCTGCTCAGCATGCAGCAGGCGACGATGGGTCAGGACTTGAAGTACATGCGGGCGCGCATGGACGACATGCTGATCCAAGCGGACATGATGGCCAAGCAGATCGAGATCATGAAGCGGATATATGCACTTCAGTCCCGCATGACCGACATCACGCACGACTCGATCACGAAGACCAAAGAAATGGCTGATGTTGTTTCGGACTTGCGTGATCATATTTCAGACTTCGAGGATTTCTTCCGGCCGTTGCGCAGCTATTTTTACTGGGAAAAACACTGCTACGACATTCCGATCTGCTTTTCCCTGCGATCCATTTTCGACACGCTCGATGGCGTCGACACGCTTAGCGACAAGATGGTAGGGCTGCTCCAAGATCTCGATCACATGGACAAGCTGATGCCTCAGCTGCTCGAGCAGTATCCGCCGATGATCGCGATGTCCGAGGACATGCGGAACATGATGCTGACGAACCACAGCACCATGTCCGGCATCCTCGGCCAGATGGACAGCAACGACAAGGACGCCACCGCCATGGGGCAGGCGTTCGATGATTCCAAGAACGACGACTCGTTCTATTTGCCTCCCGAGATTTTCGACAACGCGGACTTCAAGCGCGCGATGGCCCAGTTCTTGTCGCCGGACGGGAAGGCCGCTCGCTTCATCATTTCGCACCGGGGCGATCCCGCGACGTCTGAAAGCGTCAACCGCATCGACAAGATCCGGCTGGCGGCCGAAGAGGCGCTCAAGAACACTCCGTTGGAAAACTCCAAGATCTATATCGCAGGTACCGCGTCGACGTTCAAGGACTTCCGGGACGGCTCCACTTACGACCTCTTTATCGCCGGCATTGGTGCGCTGTGCCTGATTTTCATCATCATGCTCATCCTCACCCGAAGTTTCGTGGCCGCCTTGGTCATTGTGGGCACGGTGACGCTTTCGCTGGGCGCATCGTTCGGGATCTCGGTGCTGATCTGGCAGTACATCTTTGGCATCAAGTTGTACTGGATGGTGCTGCCGATGTCAGTGATCGTCTTATTGGCGGTCGGCTCTGACTACAACCTGCTGTTGGTATCCCGTATGAAAGAGGAATTAGCCGGCGGCATAAATACGGGCATCATTCGCGCGATGGGCGGCACCGGTAAGGTCGTGACGAACGCTGGGCTGGTGTTCGCGTTCACCATGGCGTCGATGGTGGTCAGCGACCTGCGCATCATCGGTCAGGTCGGTACCACGATCGGCCTGGGCCTGATGTTCGACACCTTGATCGTGCGCTCGTTCATGACGCCTACCATCGCCGCGCTGCTCGGGCGGTGGTTCTGGTGGCCGCAATTGGTGCGGCCAAGGCCGGCCAGTCTGTTGCTTCGCTCGGTGGGAACGCGTCAATCGGTACGCACCTTGCTCCACCACGACGAGGTCGACATGGATGCCGACACCGCCGAGATCCCGATCGCCAGGCCGACCGTATAG
- a CDS encoding ATP-binding cassette domain-containing protein → MSALAIEVVGLTKTFGRNTLALNGIDFSVPAGTVCGVLGHNGAGKTTTINILSTLIRPSSGRASVAGYDIIRQASEVRASIGMAGQFTGMDPMLTGRENLVLFGRLRGLNRKRAKARADELLEQFDLVAAADRRLSTYSGGMFRRVDLASALVVPPRVLFLDEPTTGLDPRSRRDVWALVSSLTVQGITVLLTTQYLEEADVLSDSIVVIDHGQVIASGTAEELKRAVGTSYCQVTPANPVDLAQVAAALNGLEGVDVDGDTNSVSVFAPDGVATLVEVFRRVDALGLELADISLRKPSLDEAFLHLTERTAARS, encoded by the coding sequence GTGAGTGCACTTGCGATCGAGGTTGTAGGCCTCACAAAGACATTCGGGCGGAACACGCTCGCGTTGAACGGCATCGACTTCTCGGTTCCGGCCGGAACGGTGTGCGGGGTACTCGGCCATAACGGAGCCGGCAAAACCACCACGATCAACATTCTTTCCACGCTGATCCGCCCCAGCTCGGGACGCGCCAGCGTCGCCGGGTATGACATCATCCGCCAGGCGTCCGAGGTACGTGCCAGCATCGGGATGGCCGGGCAGTTCACCGGGATGGATCCGATGCTGACCGGCCGGGAGAACCTGGTCCTGTTCGGCAGGCTGCGCGGATTGAATCGCAAGCGTGCGAAGGCCCGCGCCGACGAACTGCTCGAACAGTTCGATCTCGTCGCCGCCGCCGACCGGCGGCTGTCGACCTACTCGGGCGGCATGTTCCGGCGCGTCGACTTGGCCAGCGCCCTGGTGGTGCCCCCGCGGGTGCTGTTCCTCGACGAGCCGACCACCGGGCTGGACCCACGCAGCCGCCGCGACGTGTGGGCCCTGGTGAGTTCGCTGACCGTGCAAGGCATCACCGTGCTGCTGACCACCCAGTACCTGGAAGAGGCCGACGTGCTCAGCGATTCGATCGTCGTCATCGATCACGGGCAGGTAATCGCCAGCGGCACTGCCGAGGAGCTCAAGCGTGCGGTGGGTACCAGCTACTGCCAGGTGACCCCCGCCAATCCCGTTGACCTGGCTCAGGTCGCGGCGGCGCTGAACGGCCTCGAGGGCGTCGATGTCGACGGCGACACGAATTCGGTGTCAGTGTTCGCACCCGATGGGGTGGCCACGCTGGTCGAGGTGTTCCGACGGGTCGACGCGCTTGGACTCGAGCTCGCCGACATCTCGCTGCGTAAGCCCTCGCTCGACGAGGCTTTCCTGCATCTGACCGAACGGACCGCCGCCCGGTCATGA
- a CDS encoding ABC transporter permease translates to MSALSALTERSLMSAARDGEMIFEILSPAAYLAGFSVALHGLVDTGHISYTQYFLPAVVAQSMIFVGLLTADRAARDHVSGFGERMRTLPVAAAATVTARTAATQMRAVLSLLVALIAGYAFGFRITGGFGYAAGFLLISLLLCLAVGLGADALGSRAKSVQGASHLLFVPQLLLFMLSTGIAPEKTFPEWLRPYVRNQPVSQFAETLRGLATGHVIPGNLLATLAWCLGMVLVFGAITLRMQRRG, encoded by the coding sequence ATGAGCGCCCTGTCCGCCCTCACCGAACGTTCGCTGATGTCGGCGGCTCGCGACGGCGAGATGATCTTTGAGATCCTTTCGCCGGCAGCTTATTTGGCGGGGTTCAGTGTGGCGTTGCACGGCCTGGTCGACACCGGGCACATCAGCTACACGCAATATTTCCTCCCCGCGGTGGTCGCGCAATCGATGATCTTCGTCGGGCTGCTCACCGCGGACCGGGCCGCGCGTGACCACGTGTCCGGGTTCGGCGAGCGAATGCGCACGTTGCCGGTCGCCGCGGCAGCCACCGTGACCGCCCGCACGGCGGCCACCCAGATGCGCGCGGTGCTCTCCCTGTTGGTGGCGCTGATTGCCGGGTATGCCTTCGGTTTCCGGATCACCGGCGGATTCGGCTACGCGGCGGGCTTCCTGCTCATCTCGTTGCTGCTGTGCCTGGCCGTGGGACTGGGCGCCGACGCGCTGGGATCGCGAGCCAAATCTGTTCAGGGAGCCAGCCACCTGCTGTTCGTCCCTCAGCTGCTGCTGTTCATGCTGTCCACCGGCATTGCCCCGGAAAAGACCTTCCCGGAATGGTTGCGCCCCTACGTCCGCAACCAGCCGGTGTCACAGTTCGCCGAGACCCTGCGCGGCCTGGCCACTGGCCACGTGATCCCCGGCAATTTATTGGCCACCCTTGCCTGGTGCCTGGGCATGGTCCTGGTGTTCGGCGCGATCACCTTGCGGATGCAGAGGCGCGGTTAG
- a CDS encoding ABC transporter permease: protein MTHRLEPQGSLWTQSWVQAGRLLLRWRRDQAVLLGSLLLPVCLLFIYKIVLGEQVQRVTGVDSIYGIVPMCAVISGLFGSLGNSVGITMDRESRLLSRLWVLPIHRASAITGWIIAEVMRALLGTVLITALGLAMGLRFHQGWPAALLFLLIPSIVVTGFTALVMAMAIRNNGRTAMTWVLGVTFALAFVNPGATPIKLFPDWAQPLIRVQPISPPIETMRSLAHGGPIMWPLVTTLIWAVALLAVFIPVAVRGYRLAAEANA, encoded by the coding sequence GTGACGCATCGCCTCGAGCCACAAGGGTCGCTGTGGACTCAAAGCTGGGTTCAGGCCGGCCGGCTCCTGCTCCGCTGGCGGCGCGACCAGGCGGTGCTGCTGGGGTCGTTGCTGCTACCCGTCTGTCTGCTGTTCATCTACAAAATCGTGCTGGGCGAGCAGGTGCAGAGGGTCACGGGCGTGGACAGCATCTACGGCATCGTTCCCATGTGCGCGGTGATCTCCGGGCTGTTCGGGTCCCTGGGCAACTCGGTCGGCATCACCATGGACCGCGAGTCGCGCCTACTCAGCCGGTTGTGGGTGCTGCCGATTCACCGGGCAAGCGCGATCACCGGCTGGATCATCGCCGAGGTAATGCGCGCATTGCTCGGCACCGTGCTGATCACCGCCCTGGGGCTGGCAATGGGGCTGCGCTTCCACCAGGGTTGGCCCGCGGCACTGCTTTTCCTGCTGATTCCGTCGATCGTTGTCACCGGCTTCACCGCTCTGGTGATGGCGATGGCTATACGTAACAACGGCCGCACCGCGATGACCTGGGTGCTGGGCGTCACTTTTGCGCTGGCGTTCGTCAATCCCGGTGCCACGCCGATCAAACTGTTTCCGGATTGGGCTCAGCCGTTGATCCGCGTACAACCCATTTCGCCGCCGATCGAGACGATGCGGTCCTTGGCGCATGGCGGCCCGATCATGTGGCCCCTTGTGACAACATTGATTTGGGCGGTCGCGTTACTCGCGGTGTTCATCCCGGTGGCCGTGCGTGGCTACCGGTTAGCCGCCGAGGCCAACGCGTGA
- a CDS encoding glycosyltransferase family 2 protein has translation MTHADHIPANPLVSVCVPMYNNGATIERCLRSILDQDGVEFEILVVDDQSSDDGASIAASLLREGDRLIRNESRLGLNGNHNKCLELAHGEYIQFLHGDDWLLPGALRTLARCFNDPAVGLTFAPRRVQTDDLPWSERRKAPGKLHVYFAKLREHNRGSSLVLQLVALWGASANLIGEPSCVMFRRRLALDAGGLRDDVYQTVDLDFWLRLMLRGAVCFVPQELSVRHHTATTESANITKAQRHWLDQLRILTWMIVDPAATGLVRAAATPWWLLAWLGLLIKVTLFGPQRSSRLKTLLAAPVGEFTRARRFRKRLVHTPLSPGGS, from the coding sequence GTGACTCACGCTGACCACATACCGGCTAACCCCCTGGTCTCGGTGTGCGTGCCGATGTACAACAACGGCGCAACCATCGAGCGCTGTCTGCGCAGCATCCTGGATCAGGATGGCGTCGAGTTCGAGATCCTTGTCGTCGATGACCAGTCGTCGGATGACGGAGCAAGTATTGCCGCATCCCTGCTGCGTGAGGGAGACCGCCTGATACGCAACGAGTCTCGCCTTGGCCTGAACGGAAACCACAACAAGTGCCTGGAACTCGCCCACGGCGAGTACATCCAGTTCTTGCACGGCGATGATTGGTTACTCCCAGGAGCACTGCGGACGCTCGCCCGCTGTTTCAACGATCCCGCCGTCGGGCTGACCTTCGCACCCCGGCGGGTGCAGACCGACGACCTGCCCTGGAGCGAGCGACGAAAAGCGCCGGGCAAGCTCCACGTCTACTTTGCCAAGCTGCGCGAGCACAACCGCGGATCGTCACTGGTCCTGCAGTTGGTGGCCTTGTGGGGTGCGAGCGCCAACTTGATCGGCGAACCGAGCTGCGTGATGTTCCGGCGCCGGCTGGCACTGGACGCGGGCGGCTTGCGGGACGACGTCTATCAGACCGTCGACCTCGATTTCTGGTTGCGCCTCATGCTGCGGGGAGCGGTTTGCTTTGTACCACAGGAGCTCTCGGTGCGGCACCACACCGCGACCACCGAGTCGGCGAATATCACGAAGGCCCAGCGACACTGGCTCGACCAGCTGCGCATTCTGACCTGGATGATCGTGGATCCGGCGGCTACTGGTCTCGTCCGCGCTGCCGCGACACCATGGTGGTTACTCGCCTGGCTGGGGCTGCTCATCAAGGTGACGCTGTTCGGGCCTCAGCGTTCCTCGCGACTGAAGACGTTGCTGGCGGCTCCCGTTGGGGAGTTCACGCGGGCGAGACGGTTTCGCAAACGGCTCGTGCATACACCGCTAAGTCCGGGCGGTTCATAG